One segment of Spirosoma oryzicola DNA contains the following:
- a CDS encoding MerR family transcriptional regulator, with product MIAFTIQQLECWTQIKSHTLRVWEQRYKAFSPKRNGRQHRLYEPDDIQRALCLSLLTLHHSLTAQLAALPLSDLKARTRLLITASQPLTYHVVELLMAIVDNDADGFRQLLQANWHRVGGLVTLRKLILPFLQRLEDVWGSGLETVEEWASSRVILEQHLVDCTDRLPSPWRMAERYMIVQAKPGGFQLLPQIAHYLLLSQGYAVARPVLHESAELTPEALQSYRPKYVVAVLSGWPARSLVQSYIDQLVSLCTPAQVLLTGDRITGQDISVPEGAGLLHRIEELI from the coding sequence ATGATTGCCTTCACGATTCAACAGCTCGAGTGTTGGACCCAGATCAAAAGTCACACCTTACGCGTATGGGAGCAACGTTACAAAGCCTTTTCCCCCAAGCGTAATGGCCGCCAGCACCGGCTCTATGAACCCGATGATATCCAACGAGCGCTTTGTTTGTCCCTGTTGACTCTTCACCACTCTTTGACCGCTCAGCTAGCCGCTCTGCCTTTGTCGGACTTAAAAGCAAGAACGCGTCTGCTCATAACGGCTAGTCAACCCTTGACTTATCACGTTGTTGAACTGCTGATGGCCATTGTGGACAACGATGCGGATGGGTTTCGACAACTCCTGCAAGCCAACTGGCACCGAGTAGGAGGCCTTGTGACCTTGCGTAAACTTATACTACCCTTCCTGCAACGCCTAGAAGATGTATGGGGGTCAGGCCTGGAGACAGTCGAAGAATGGGCGTCGTCCCGAGTGATTCTGGAGCAGCATCTTGTTGACTGTACGGATCGCTTACCCTCCCCTTGGCGCATGGCCGAACGTTATATGATTGTACAAGCCAAACCGGGGGGATTTCAACTACTGCCCCAGATCGCTCATTATCTGCTGCTCAGTCAAGGCTATGCGGTTGCGCGACCTGTGCTTCATGAATCAGCGGAACTCACGCCTGAAGCGCTCCAAAGCTATCGACCCAAGTATGTGGTGGCCGTTTTGTCGGGCTGGCCTGCTCGCTCGCTGGTGCAATCCTACATTGACCAGTTAGTTAGTCTGTGTACCCCCGCCCAGGTACTATTGACCGGCGATCGGATTACCGGCCAAGATATATCAGTTCCGGAGGGGGCCGGTTTATTGCACCGAATTGAGGAGTTAATCTAA
- the treZ gene encoding malto-oligosyltrehalose trehalohydrolase yields the protein MNQLSLASANSYRLANDHRSLGVSFTEDGKATIITWAPRANQVAINLQKQLAPLPLNRDQYGYWSLVTDQISPGDLYTFILNGHNEHPDPTSLFQPQGVFGPSEAVETGLFCWTDQHWQNPHLDQYLIYELHTGTFTKEGTFAAIEEKLDHLVALGINAIELMPIAQFCDSRNWGYDGVFPFAAQATYGGPAGLQHLTNACHQRGIAVVLDVVYNHFGPEGNNLQEFGPYLTSKYSTPWGEAVNFDDAWCDGVRRFVVENVLMWLRDFHIDALRMDAVHAIKDCSPVHILQEIRQQVDQLMERTGRRHYLIIENDLNDPRFINSLAEGGYGMDAQWMDEFHHALRVTAGEPQRGYYADYDGVNHLVKSYQDAYIFDGQYSVVRQRFFGRKAAHNPGHQFVVFSQNHDQIGNRKLGERSSQLYSFGMQKLLAGAVLVSPYLPLLFMGEEWGETNPFLYFVSHADETVIEAVRQGRQEEFAAFHDEGDDPVPDPQDKITYVQSHLQWERLHQKPHQTMLRYYQTLIKLRLHHPALRTLNREQLAVTAQEAQRTLTLHRWHKDQHVLCLLNFSSFPQRVCLPVEGSQWQKLFDSADQQWQRHDELTPSLSPTTFTQEKSLWLSPESLCIYTADWRGK from the coding sequence ATGAACCAACTTTCTTTAGCAAGTGCCAACTCCTACCGTTTAGCCAATGATCATCGCTCGCTGGGCGTAAGCTTTACCGAGGACGGTAAGGCAACGATCATTACCTGGGCGCCCAGGGCCAACCAGGTCGCTATTAACCTTCAAAAACAATTGGCCCCATTGCCCCTTAACCGTGACCAATACGGATACTGGTCTTTAGTAACCGACCAAATTAGCCCAGGCGATCTATATACGTTTATCCTCAATGGACACAATGAACACCCAGACCCCACTTCTCTATTCCAGCCCCAGGGCGTATTTGGCCCATCAGAAGCCGTTGAAACCGGCTTGTTCTGTTGGACGGATCAGCATTGGCAAAACCCCCATCTTGATCAATACCTGATCTATGAACTGCATACGGGCACGTTTACAAAAGAGGGAACGTTTGCCGCGATTGAGGAGAAGTTAGATCATCTGGTCGCATTGGGTATCAATGCGATCGAACTCATGCCGATCGCCCAGTTCTGCGATTCCCGCAACTGGGGCTACGACGGTGTTTTTCCTTTCGCCGCTCAGGCAACCTATGGCGGCCCGGCTGGTTTACAGCATTTGACGAATGCCTGCCACCAGAGAGGCATTGCCGTTGTGCTGGACGTGGTCTATAACCACTTTGGTCCCGAAGGTAACAATCTTCAGGAGTTTGGCCCCTATCTAACTAGCAAATACAGCACGCCTTGGGGCGAAGCGGTCAACTTCGATGATGCCTGGTGCGACGGTGTGCGCCGATTCGTCGTCGAGAACGTACTGATGTGGCTGCGTGATTTTCATATTGATGCGCTCCGGATGGATGCGGTCCATGCCATCAAAGACTGTAGTCCCGTTCATATCCTGCAGGAGATTCGCCAGCAGGTCGATCAACTAATGGAACGAACCGGCCGGCGTCACTACCTCATCATTGAGAATGACCTCAATGATCCCCGGTTCATCAATTCACTAGCCGAAGGCGGCTATGGTATGGATGCGCAGTGGATGGATGAGTTCCATCACGCGCTGCGGGTTACGGCGGGGGAGCCGCAACGGGGCTATTATGCGGATTATGACGGCGTCAATCATTTGGTCAAATCCTACCAAGATGCTTATATATTTGATGGGCAGTACTCGGTTGTTCGCCAACGGTTTTTCGGGCGAAAAGCGGCCCATAATCCCGGCCATCAATTTGTTGTTTTTTCGCAAAACCACGATCAGATCGGCAACCGCAAACTAGGTGAGCGGTCCAGCCAGCTCTATAGCTTCGGGATGCAAAAGCTATTGGCTGGTGCGGTGTTAGTGAGCCCGTATCTACCATTGCTGTTCATGGGTGAGGAGTGGGGCGAGACCAATCCTTTTCTGTATTTTGTGAGTCATGCTGACGAGACGGTCATCGAGGCCGTTCGGCAGGGCCGTCAGGAAGAGTTTGCGGCCTTCCATGACGAGGGGGACGACCCCGTACCCGACCCGCAGGACAAAATAACTTATGTGCAGTCGCACCTGCAATGGGAACGGCTGCACCAGAAGCCGCATCAAACTATGCTGCGTTATTACCAGACACTGATTAAACTCCGTCTCCATCATCCCGCCCTACGTACTCTGAATCGTGAGCAACTAGCTGTAACGGCGCAAGAAGCGCAGAGAACGCTGACACTACATCGTTGGCATAAGGATCAACACGTGCTATGCTTACTGAATTTCAGCAGCTTTCCGCAACGCGTTTGCTTACCCGTCGAGGGGAGTCAGTGGCAGAAGCTATTTGATTCGGCGGATCAACAGTGGCAACGCCACGATGAGCTAACCCCCAGTTTGTCTCCTACCACATTTACCCAGGAGAAGTCACTATGGTTATCACCTGAATCACTGTGTATCTACACAGCTGACTGGCGGGGGAAATGA